One Cricetulus griseus strain 17A/GY chromosome 5, alternate assembly CriGri-PICRH-1.0, whole genome shotgun sequence genomic window carries:
- the Becn2 gene encoding beclin-2 — translation MSSNLFLCQLCNEPLKLSQTLCALQEEPLESQRCASPSTKTAVSEEEPQVGTSSRPLPDCGRTSQERTCCCTFTLLGKTTSLRTLNVIQNTTLELSEILSGQKDVDHPLCVDCIDNLLMQLDAQITLVESDNQNYRSFLERESLVSKEEREAMPMELCAELRVLEQEEARLVQELKDIDQHHARIAAELRAAQAESKELNQQKEQDLMEYSALKMDQLELMDQLSSVENQLEYAQSQLRHLRKTNIFDITFTILDEGPLGIINNFRLGCLPGIQVGWGEINAAWGQTALLLFTLAKTARMQFQRYQLVPRGSHSYLRSLTNDEELLLFSDGSHNVFLNNKYDRGMKAFLDCLQQFVDEVEKTECLFLPYRIHVNEGLMQDSSGSGECYSIRTHLNTEEEWAKALKFMLTDLKFILAWASLRYLCTKEGTKPNPF, via the coding sequence ATGTCTTCAAACCTCTTCCTGTGCCAGCTCTGCAATGAGCCCCTGAAACTCTCACAGACGCTCTGTGCACTGCAGGAAGAGCCCTTGGAAAGCCAGCGTTGTGCCAGCCCCTCCACAAAGACCGCAGTTTCTGAGGAGGAGCCACAGGTCGGGACCTCCAGCAGACCCCTTCCTGACTGTGGCAGGACATCCCAGGAACGTACCTGCTGTTGCACCTTCACTCTGCTTGGTAAGACTACATCCCTGAGAACTTTGAATGTTATCCAAAATACTACCCTAGAGCTCTCTGAAATCCTCTCTGGCCAGAAGGACGTGGACCACCCGCTTTGTGTGGACTGTATAGACAATCTTCTGATGCAACTAGATGCCCAAATCACTCTAGTGGAATCTGACAACCAGAACTACAGGAGTTTCCTGGAGAGAGAGTCGCTGGTGAGTaaggaggagagggaggccaTGCCCATGGAGCTTTGTGCCGAGCTGCGGgttctggagcaggaagaagcAAGGCTGGTTCAGGAGCTGAAGGACATAGACCAGCATCATGCAAGAATAGCCGCCGAACTCAGAGCAGCCCAGGCAGAGAGCAAGGAGCTGAATCAACAGAAGGAGCAGGACTTGATGGAGTATTCTGCCTTGAAAATGGACCAGCTGGAGCTGATGGACCAGCTGAGCAGTGTGGAGAACCAGTTGGAGTATGCCCAGAGTCAGCTGCGACACCTGAGAAAGACCAATATTTTCGACATCACCTTTACAATCTTGGATGAGGGTCCCTTGGGCATTATCAACAACTTCAGGTTGGgctgtctccctggcatccaggtGGGATGGGGTGAGATCAACGCCGCCTGGGGACAAACAGCCTTACTCCTCTTCACCTTGGCCAAGACAGCCAGAATGCAATTCCAGAGGTACCAACTAGTTCCCCGTGGGAGCCATTCCTACCTCCGATCCTTGACTAATGATGAGGAGCTACTGTTGTTCTCAGATGGGAGCCACAACGTCTTCTTGAATAACAAGTATGACCGTGGAATGAAGGCCTTCCTGGACTGCCTGCAGCAGTTTGTCGATGAGGTTGAGAAGACAGAATGTCTCTTCCTGCCCTACAGGATCCATGTGAATGAAGGTTTGATGCAGGATTCCAGCGGCAGTGGGGAGTGCTACTCCATCAGGACCCACCTGAACACAGAGGAGGAGTGGGCAAAGGCTCTGAAATTCATGCTTACCGACTTGAAGTTCATTCTTGCTTGGGCTTCCTTAAGGTACCTTTGTACGAAGGAAGGAACCAAACCGAATCCATTTTGA